The following proteins are encoded in a genomic region of Xenopus laevis strain J_2021 chromosome 3L, Xenopus_laevis_v10.1, whole genome shotgun sequence:
- the LOC108711130 gene encoding leucine-rich single-pass membrane protein 1 yields the protein MNTSLSNDFQTLNEDGKLYAADSLNNLNKLKLCTGDSQDILQVEGKGTNMPHQESQTTRTKRSILILIILMILVTVMLSSCAFYFLVQMKYLSDEITQKLETQGRIMEELVRIKQLLNRNHASV from the exons ATGAATACTTCTTTGAGCAATGACTTCCAGACATTAAATGAAGATGGGAAATTGTATGCAGCTGATTCTTTGAATAACTTGAACAAGCTAAAACTCTGCACTGGTGACAGCCAAGATATACTGC AAGTTGAAGGGAAAGGCACAAATATGCCGCACCAGGAGTCCCAGACTACAAGAACAAAACGGTCCATCCTTATTCTAATAATCTTGATGATACTAGTTACTGTCATGCTGTCATCATGTGCATTCTATTTCTTAG TGCAGATGAAATATCTATCTGATGAAATAACACAAAAGTTGGAAACACAAGGAAGAATTATGGAAGAACTTGTGAGAATCAAGCAGTTACTCAATAGAAACCATGCAAGCGTTTGA